One genomic window of Boudabousia tangfeifanii includes the following:
- a CDS encoding ABC transporter permease: MFLAWREIKHDKRHFGLITAVISLVGILVFFLTGLAVGLMTIMTQGITNLGADDIALSDSANDSVQASIIPTKNAEKLKADEVSLLGLSALTIKKDADTQLTAFAFGMEPNSFTAPEVSEGKMYLADKEVVVDSKFKTDGYKLGDEIKVTQGDETFKIVGFTKNATYSSYPIVFMNLKDWRETGIQFKDAVSAVATKGSVDQDSVSDANLKLQSVKDFNNNIPGVSAQNLTFALMVGALIVVSAVILGVFIFVLTLQKRRVFGVMKAQGIDNATLGWSVIWQTAFLSIFGSIFAVAITLATAAAMPEAVPFTVPWLLFGIIGAVMVLFSLLGALFSVRSATRIDPLIALK, translated from the coding sequence ATGTTTCTGGCTTGGCGAGAAATCAAGCACGACAAGCGCCACTTCGGGCTAATCACTGCCGTGATTTCCCTCGTTGGTATCTTAGTTTTCTTTTTGACCGGTTTGGCTGTGGGTCTCATGACCATCATGACCCAAGGGATCACCAACCTTGGCGCTGACGATATTGCCCTGTCAGACTCTGCTAATGATTCGGTGCAGGCATCCATCATCCCCACCAAGAATGCCGAAAAGTTGAAGGCTGACGAGGTTTCTTTGCTGGGTCTTTCCGCTTTGACCATTAAGAAGGATGCAGACACGCAGCTCACCGCTTTCGCTTTCGGGATGGAACCGAACTCGTTCACTGCCCCTGAGGTCAGCGAAGGCAAAATGTACCTTGCTGACAAGGAAGTTGTCGTCGACTCGAAGTTCAAGACTGACGGCTACAAGTTGGGCGACGAAATCAAGGTCACCCAGGGCGATGAAACTTTCAAGATTGTTGGTTTCACCAAGAACGCCACCTACTCTTCCTACCCAATCGTGTTCATGAACTTGAAGGATTGGCGTGAAACTGGCATCCAGTTCAAGGACGCCGTTTCTGCTGTTGCCACCAAGGGTTCTGTCGACCAGGATTCGGTCAGCGATGCTAACTTGAAGCTACAGTCCGTGAAGGATTTCAACAACAACATTCCTGGTGTTTCCGCCCAGAACTTGACCTTCGCCTTGATGGTTGGGGCCTTGATTGTGGTTTCCGCTGTCATCCTCGGGGTGTTCATCTTCGTCCTTACCTTGCAGAAGCGTCGTGTCTTTGGCGTGATGAAAGCACAAGGTATCGACAATGCCACTTTGGGCTGGTCGGTGATTTGGCAGACCGCTTTCTTGTCAATCTTCGGTTCGATTTTCGCCGTCGCGATCACTTTGGCCACCGCCGCAGCCATGCCTGAGGCCGTTCCCTTCACCGTGCCGTGGCTACTCTTCGGCATCATCGGAGCCGTCATGGTGCTGTTCAGCTTGCTGGGCGCCCTCTTCTCGGTTCGCTCCGCTACCCGCATTGACCCGCTCATCGCCCTCAAGTGA
- the purL gene encoding phosphoribosylformylglycinamidine synthase subunit PurL, whose amino-acid sequence MTASNPTGATEEKYDTIADAAATADQPMPYRELGLKDDEYQAIKDLLGRRPTNAELAMYSVMWSEHCSYKSSKKHLRQFGEKTNENMRKHLLVGMGENAGVVDIGDGYAVTFKVESHNHPSFVEPYQGAATGVGGIVRDIISMGARPVAVMDQLRFGAVDHPDTARVVHGVVAGVGGYGNCLGLPNIGGETEFDPSYQGNPLVNALCIGVLKHEDIHLASATGVGNKVVLFGARTGGDGIGGASILASETFEDGMPAKRPSVQVGDPFMEKVLIECCLELFAEGVVDGIQDLGAAGISCATSELASNGGSGMHVDLETVLLRDPTLTAGEILMSESQERMMCVVTPEKLDQFKQIVDKWDVEYSVIGEVTGDGRLTIDHHGQRIVDVDPKTVAHEGPEYDRPYARPAWLDELQANTSENLERSNDPGVLGQQILDLVGSANQAGKNWVTDQYDRYVQGNTALAQPDDAGVIRVVEDTNRGVALATDANGWFTKLDPYTGAQQALAESYRNVCTVGARPLAVTDCLNFGNPEDSDAMWQLVQAITGLADACKELEVPVTGGNVSLYNSSGTVKGQPNSSINPTPVVGVLGVMDDVTRANPSGWREEGLAVYLLGDTQAELDGSAWARELHDHFGGLPPKVDLAAEAALGRVLLALSEAQAEDGGRVLEAAHDCSTGGLAQTLADCVMRFGVGASINLEGVCGGFKLDTTQALFSESGARCVVAVREGLAPVVEAAAQAEGVNALRIGTTGGDLLTITGQAQAKGSDEGFDAGEPTEGPLIVLDVEALKYASAATLPKYF is encoded by the coding sequence ATGACTGCTAGCAACCCAACTGGGGCTACAGAAGAAAAGTACGACACGATTGCTGATGCGGCAGCCACGGCTGACCAGCCGATGCCTTATCGCGAACTTGGTTTGAAGGATGACGAATACCAGGCAATCAAGGATTTGCTGGGCCGCCGTCCTACTAACGCAGAATTGGCTATGTATTCCGTAATGTGGTCGGAGCACTGCTCGTACAAGTCTTCGAAGAAGCACTTGCGTCAGTTCGGCGAGAAGACGAATGAGAACATGCGCAAGCACTTGCTGGTCGGCATGGGTGAAAATGCTGGCGTGGTAGACATTGGGGATGGTTACGCGGTTACCTTTAAGGTGGAATCGCACAACCATCCCTCTTTTGTTGAGCCCTATCAGGGTGCAGCAACTGGTGTGGGCGGCATTGTTCGCGACATTATTTCGATGGGTGCGCGCCCAGTAGCGGTAATGGATCAGCTACGTTTTGGTGCGGTTGATCATCCTGATACTGCCCGCGTAGTGCACGGCGTGGTTGCCGGCGTGGGCGGCTACGGTAACTGCTTGGGCCTGCCAAACATTGGCGGCGAAACCGAGTTTGATCCTTCCTACCAAGGCAACCCGCTGGTTAACGCCTTGTGCATTGGCGTGCTCAAGCACGAGGATATCCACTTGGCTTCCGCCACCGGCGTGGGCAACAAGGTGGTTTTGTTCGGTGCTCGCACCGGTGGTGACGGCATTGGCGGTGCCTCCATCTTGGCTTCGGAAACTTTCGAGGACGGCATGCCAGCCAAGCGTCCTTCCGTGCAGGTGGGCGACCCCTTCATGGAGAAGGTACTGATTGAATGCTGCCTTGAATTGTTTGCCGAGGGCGTGGTTGACGGTATCCAGGACTTGGGTGCTGCCGGTATTTCTTGTGCTACCTCAGAACTTGCTTCTAACGGTGGTTCGGGCATGCACGTCGATTTGGAAACCGTACTGTTGCGTGACCCCACTTTGACCGCCGGCGAAATCTTGATGTCGGAATCCCAAGAACGCATGATGTGCGTGGTCACCCCAGAAAAGCTCGACCAGTTCAAGCAGATTGTGGACAAGTGGGATGTGGAATACTCGGTAATCGGTGAGGTTACCGGCGATGGCCGTTTGACCATTGACCACCACGGCCAGCGCATTGTGGATGTGGATCCTAAGACGGTGGCCCACGAGGGCCCAGAATATGATCGTCCTTATGCTCGTCCAGCTTGGTTGGACGAGTTGCAAGCCAATACTTCTGAAAACCTAGAGCGCTCGAATGATCCGGGCGTCCTCGGCCAGCAAATTTTGGACCTGGTGGGCAGCGCTAACCAGGCCGGCAAGAACTGGGTGACTGACCAGTATGACCGTTACGTGCAGGGCAATACCGCTTTGGCACAGCCGGATGATGCCGGCGTGATTCGCGTGGTGGAAGATACGAACCGTGGCGTGGCCTTGGCAACCGATGCGAATGGCTGGTTCACGAAGCTCGATCCTTACACTGGCGCGCAGCAGGCTTTGGCCGAGTCGTACCGCAACGTGTGCACGGTGGGTGCGCGCCCGCTGGCCGTCACTGACTGCTTGAACTTTGGTAACCCTGAGGATTCGGATGCCATGTGGCAGCTCGTGCAGGCAATCACCGGTTTGGCTGATGCTTGTAAGGAACTTGAGGTGCCGGTAACCGGCGGTAACGTTTCGCTTTACAACTCTTCTGGCACGGTCAAGGGCCAGCCAAACTCGTCGATTAACCCGACCCCTGTGGTGGGCGTTTTGGGTGTGATGGACGATGTGACTCGGGCGAACCCTTCGGGCTGGCGTGAGGAAGGCCTGGCCGTTTACTTGTTGGGTGACACTCAGGCCGAGTTGGATGGTTCCGCTTGGGCACGCGAACTTCATGATCACTTTGGTGGTTTGCCACCGAAGGTTGATTTGGCTGCCGAGGCCGCTTTGGGTCGCGTCTTGTTGGCTTTGAGTGAAGCTCAGGCCGAGGACGGGGGCCGCGTTTTGGAGGCCGCCCACGACTGCTCGACCGGTGGTTTGGCCCAGACTTTGGCCGACTGCGTGATGCGTTTCGGGGTGGGTGCATCCATCAACCTCGAGGGTGTTTGCGGTGGCTTTAAGTTGGATACCACCCAGGCTTTGTTCTCCGAGTCGGGTGCCCGTTGCGTGGTGGCTGTACGTGAGGGCTTGGCTCCTGTGGTTGAGGCTGCCGCCCAGGCCGAGGGCGTTAATGCGCTGCGGATCGGTACCACTGGTGGCGACTTGTTGACCATTACCGGTCAGGCTCAGGCTAAGGGCTCGGATGAGGGCTTTGATGCCGGCGAACCAACCGAAGGCCCACTGATTGTTCTTGATGTGGAAGCACTAAAGTACGCTTCCGCAGCCACCTTGCCAAAGTACTTCTAA
- a CDS encoding ABC transporter ATP-binding protein: MPIIEMKDVYKDFTQGEETIHALRKTNFTAEAGEFIALIGPSGSGKSTMLTILGGLQAPTGGTVRIGDKDLTNLSDRQRAKTRLTTIGFILQSANLVPYLTVNDQLELFDRVAKTKGKEGHTQKDRDELFDSLGILKLKNKYKSDLSGGEKQRAAIARALYAKPDVILADEPTAALDSKRAFEVAELLHDQAKTRGTCIIMVTHDERLIEHVDSVYRMEDGVLTKDK; this comes from the coding sequence ATGCCGATTATTGAAATGAAAGACGTTTACAAGGACTTCACTCAGGGTGAGGAAACCATTCACGCACTACGCAAAACTAACTTCACTGCCGAGGCCGGCGAGTTCATCGCTCTGATTGGCCCTTCGGGCTCGGGTAAGTCCACCATGCTCACCATCCTTGGTGGTTTGCAGGCACCAACCGGCGGCACGGTCCGCATTGGTGACAAGGACCTAACCAACCTGTCCGATCGTCAGCGCGCCAAGACCCGTTTGACCACCATTGGTTTCATCTTGCAGTCCGCCAACTTGGTCCCCTACTTGACCGTTAACGACCAGCTCGAATTGTTCGACCGGGTAGCTAAAACCAAGGGCAAGGAAGGCCACACCCAAAAGGATCGCGACGAACTCTTTGATTCTTTGGGCATTTTGAAGCTCAAGAACAAGTACAAGTCGGACCTTTCCGGCGGTGAAAAGCAGCGCGCAGCCATTGCTCGCGCCCTTTACGCCAAGCCTGACGTGATTTTGGCTGACGAACCAACCGCCGCTTTGGACTCCAAGCGCGCCTTCGAGGTTGCCGAGCTTTTGCACGACCAGGCGAAGACCCGCGGCACCTGCATCATTATGGTGACTCACGACGAGCGCCTGATCGAACACGTCGACTCCGTCTACCGCATGGAGGACGGGGTACTAACCAAGGACAAGTGA